One window of the Flexibacter flexilis DSM 6793 genome contains the following:
- a CDS encoding NUDIX domain-containing protein: protein MSKGCASGNSIKAKEQICFGKRFYPIIMEAALKVVYGGRTRVRVCGLCFSADETELLLIGHEGIATDGLWWSPAGGGLEFGESAHEALTREFVEEVGLQIEVLDLLFVNEHLADGLHAVELFFEVKIIGGQIRVGSDPETPKNIISQVKFMSLAELKSLPETNYHNIFWEINTFNELRFLKKYRVIKK, encoded by the coding sequence ATGTCTAAAGGCTGCGCCAGTGGTAACAGTATCAAAGCCAAAGAGCAAATTTGTTTTGGCAAAAGATTCTATCCGATAATAATGGAGGCAGCTCTAAAAGTGGTGTATGGTGGCCGCACGCGTGTACGGGTTTGTGGGCTGTGTTTTTCGGCAGACGAAACCGAATTGCTGTTGATCGGGCATGAAGGCATTGCGACGGACGGACTTTGGTGGTCGCCTGCGGGTGGCGGTTTGGAGTTTGGCGAGTCGGCACACGAGGCCTTGACGCGTGAATTTGTGGAAGAAGTTGGTTTGCAAATAGAAGTCTTGGATTTACTTTTTGTAAATGAACACCTTGCCGACGGCCTGCACGCGGTGGAGCTTTTCTTTGAAGTAAAAATAATTGGCGGCCAGATTCGGGTAGGTTCTGACCCCGAAACACCGAAAAATATTATTTCGCAAGTGAAATTTATGTCGTTGGCGGAGCTGAAATCGTTGCCAGAAACGAATTATCACAACATTTTTTGGGAAATAAATACATTCAATGAGCTACGATTTTTGAAAAAATATCGTGTGATTAAAAAATAA
- a CDS encoding peptidylprolyl isomerase: MALVNKIREKSGLAVGVVAVGLILFIVGGDMFFGNNSIFFADKQNVGEIGGSTVKLKDYQAEIEVAERDYTLQQNKTPTEAERSQLREQAWNQLIQANAVEKHYEDAGIMVTEEEVVDMVQGNNIHPAVRQAFVNPQTNQFDVTLVKQYLKNYDKLQPLDRLRWDNFDARLPQDRMRTKYEALFKSSNYVTKAEAQREYQGQATKAEVKFLYVPFSMVVDSTIKVSDEELKAYLDKNKEKYKTQSTRTLEYVQFRIEPNAKDSAFFLKELEETKAQFAAATNDTAFAKAKSDVPSVLRSYAINELPAELSAQAGAIVTGQVYGPYANGGSYALYKVLSVSNEGAFSARASHILFDTRGKSDEEKKAVKAKAEGVLKEIKGGADFAEKARTHGSDGTAPQGGDLGWFPEGRMVPAFEKAIFSATKKGLTPNLVETEFGYHIVKITEPKTNQKFKVVTIQRNITAGDETKDEIYARASQFRVEITSAEALAEAVKKTPTLSKMVATVQPTSYNVNDIQDARGLVRWAFNDAKVGDAADLQEFTDRYVVAVLTKSQEEGTASLDEVRDVITAEVRKQKKAEQIIAKLSGNGSLEDLAKQYPGAIVNTAPDVTMSGASIAEVGYDPAAVGRAFGLKKDGDRTKPFAGESGVVILTRVKVTAAPEIADYNMYKSQIEQRVNGRVSYSLFEAVKDLAKIKDERIKFF; encoded by the coding sequence ATGGCATTAGTAAACAAAATTAGAGAAAAATCAGGATTGGCTGTTGGCGTTGTCGCAGTCGGCCTCATACTTTTCATTGTGGGAGGTGATATGTTCTTTGGGAACAACTCCATCTTTTTTGCAGACAAACAAAACGTTGGAGAAATAGGTGGTTCTACCGTCAAGCTCAAAGACTATCAAGCAGAAATTGAGGTTGCAGAAAGAGATTATACCCTTCAACAAAATAAAACGCCTACGGAAGCAGAACGCTCTCAGTTGCGCGAACAGGCTTGGAATCAGCTTATCCAAGCAAACGCTGTGGAAAAACACTACGAAGATGCGGGGATTATGGTCACAGAAGAAGAAGTAGTGGATATGGTGCAAGGTAATAATATTCACCCTGCGGTTCGTCAGGCTTTCGTAAATCCGCAAACGAATCAGTTTGACGTAACGCTGGTAAAACAATACCTCAAAAATTACGATAAATTACAACCGCTTGACCGTTTACGTTGGGATAACTTTGACGCTCGTTTGCCTCAAGACCGTATGCGTACCAAATACGAAGCTCTTTTCAAAAGCTCAAACTACGTGACTAAAGCCGAAGCGCAACGCGAGTATCAAGGCCAAGCCACAAAAGCAGAAGTTAAATTCTTGTATGTGCCTTTCTCAATGGTGGTGGATAGCACTATCAAAGTTTCTGACGAAGAGTTGAAAGCGTATTTGGATAAAAACAAAGAAAAATACAAAACACAATCTACTCGCACGCTTGAATACGTGCAGTTCCGTATAGAACCAAACGCAAAAGATAGCGCATTCTTCTTGAAAGAATTGGAAGAAACTAAAGCGCAATTTGCAGCCGCTACAAACGATACAGCTTTCGCAAAAGCAAAATCAGACGTTCCGAGCGTGTTGCGTAGCTATGCTATTAACGAATTGCCTGCTGAACTTTCGGCACAAGCTGGCGCAATCGTAACAGGTCAAGTATATGGTCCTTATGCAAATGGCGGTAGCTATGCACTTTACAAAGTGTTGAGTGTAAGCAACGAAGGTGCTTTTTCTGCTCGTGCAAGTCACATTTTGTTCGATACTCGCGGCAAATCTGATGAAGAGAAAAAAGCAGTGAAAGCAAAAGCAGAAGGTGTTTTGAAAGAAATTAAAGGCGGTGCTGATTTCGCAGAAAAAGCTCGTACACACGGCAGCGACGGTACAGCTCCACAAGGTGGCGATTTGGGTTGGTTCCCAGAAGGCCGCATGGTGCCAGCATTTGAAAAAGCGATTTTCTCGGCTACTAAAAAAGGCCTTACGCCAAACTTGGTAGAAACTGAATTTGGTTATCACATCGTAAAAATCACTGAGCCAAAAACAAATCAGAAATTCAAAGTTGTAACTATTCAACGCAACATCACGGCTGGCGACGAAACCAAAGACGAAATCTATGCACGTGCAAGCCAGTTCCGTGTAGAAATTACAAGTGCTGAAGCATTGGCCGAAGCTGTCAAAAAGACACCAACTTTGTCGAAAATGGTTGCTACTGTACAACCAACTTCTTACAACGTGAATGACATTCAAGATGCTCGCGGCCTTGTTCGTTGGGCTTTCAATGATGCAAAAGTGGGTGATGCTGCCGACTTGCAAGAGTTTACAGACCGTTATGTAGTAGCTGTTCTTACCAAATCTCAAGAAGAAGGTACTGCTTCTCTTGACGAAGTTCGTGATGTGATTACGGCTGAAGTTCGTAAGCAGAAAAAAGCAGAACAAATCATTGCCAAACTTAGTGGTAATGGTAGCTTGGAAGATTTGGCAAAACAATACCCTGGTGCTATTGTAAACACTGCTCCTGACGTTACGATGTCTGGTGCTTCTATCGCTGAAGTTGGTTACGACCCTGCGGCGGTTGGTCGTGCTTTTGGTTTGAAAAAAGACGGTGACCGTACTAAACCATTTGCTGGCGAAAGCGGTGTAGTTATTTTGACTCGCGTGAAAGTTACAGCAGCTCCAGAAATTGCGGACTACAATATGTACAAGTCGCAAATTGAGCAAAGAGTAAATGGTCGCGTTTCTTATTCGTTGTTTGAGGCTGTGAAAGACCTCGCAAAAATTAAAGACGAACGCATCAAGTTTTTCTAA
- a CDS encoding C40 family peptidase, whose product MSLFTDIISDIKNTYAPDSRTALFDINVYLENSVLVLRGCTNLPEAYREFFYRIHTGYPALYFNEVELLPDLPAQQYAGALINVSVANLRTQPKHSAELASQALQGTFVKVWQHEKGWWRVQTPDDYIAWVEEDSITLLKDTDLERWLEVPKVIVLPEYSWALELPQWGSNRVGDIVRGNVFELIEQNANYWRIAYPSGYQAYILPQEAQLFQQWQNSVTKPIAANIIAEAFRYKGLPYLWGGTSPKAIDCSGFTKIVFGMNGVKLMRDASQQIMQGTEVKVNDLQPADLLFFSDRPDKRATHVAIYMGDWKYIHAAGRVKVNSLDEQAPDFDAFRLNTFIGARRILS is encoded by the coding sequence ATGAGTTTGTTTACAGATATTATCTCGGATATTAAAAATACCTACGCGCCAGATTCGCGTACGGCTCTTTTTGACATTAATGTTTATTTAGAAAATTCGGTGTTGGTGCTACGTGGCTGCACGAATCTGCCCGAAGCCTATCGCGAGTTTTTTTATAGAATACATACGGGCTATCCCGCTTTATATTTCAATGAAGTGGAATTGTTGCCCGACTTGCCCGCGCAGCAATATGCGGGAGCTTTAATAAATGTTTCGGTGGCTAATTTGCGTACGCAGCCGAAGCATAGTGCCGAATTGGCTTCGCAAGCCTTGCAAGGAACTTTTGTCAAGGTTTGGCAACACGAAAAGGGTTGGTGGCGTGTGCAAACCCCAGACGACTACATCGCGTGGGTGGAAGAAGATTCTATTACTTTGCTGAAAGATACGGACTTGGAGCGTTGGCTCGAAGTGCCCAAAGTAATTGTTTTGCCTGAATATTCGTGGGCGTTGGAGTTGCCGCAGTGGGGTAGCAATCGGGTAGGGGACATAGTACGAGGCAATGTTTTTGAGCTAATCGAACAAAATGCGAACTATTGGCGTATAGCTTATCCATCTGGTTATCAGGCTTATATATTGCCGCAGGAAGCTCAATTGTTCCAGCAATGGCAAAATTCTGTAACAAAGCCAATTGCCGCAAATATCATTGCAGAGGCGTTTCGATACAAAGGTTTGCCGTATTTGTGGGGTGGTACTTCGCCGAAGGCCATAGATTGCAGCGGCTTTACCAAAATTGTTTTTGGAATGAATGGGGTAAAGCTGATGCGCGATGCCTCGCAGCAAATAATGCAAGGCACTGAAGTGAAAGTAAATGATTTGCAGCCTGCCGATTTGTTGTTTTTTAGCGATCGCCCCGATAAGCGTGCCACACACGTAGCGATTTACATGGGAGACTGGAAATATATCCATGCGGCAGGTCGTGTAAAAGTAAATAGCCTTGACGAGCAAGCCCCTGATTTTGATGCTTTTAGATTAAATACGTTTATTGGGGCACGTAGAATTCTGAGTTAG
- a CDS encoding DUF349 domain-containing protein, with protein sequence MGTTSQAGKSNDFGFVRDGKVYLNAFLHLPERQIGEVKETEEAALAYFVNRFSIIENKVNALIENIETAQNKGSYLMKLIHLRQQMEKFDALGDFPTLFVRLDEAETTLQNLIVQNRQKNLEIKQALIAETEALGNDGDWKGVSEKLKEIKSKWLKTGAVAKEQEEEIEQRFTDVLNAFFDKRKVYFDERARLIEERVKKYEELIAGIEPHARMDAHIGKAVRAVRALQEEWKTVGPVPKEQFEPLWAKFGRFKKDIFRNLKIAKRKREEATGILGGGSYRSDGNSGGSRPPRPYNPDGGQQRSSGGYQQRSSAPRQPIQPPRPVLPAEYQAIFDQKMELINEAEALLGIDLRTAVEKAKALQFRWRNTGILPAPFKNETNERFLTATDRVQELNNVQKAAFERSHFIKSKPLREQLSIKISVVQDLIKKDEAEYNANIRVFEALSLEEKALPPNKALYAKISNLRRKLRIKYEMLADMEKQLSNNP encoded by the coding sequence ATGGGAACTACATCACAAGCGGGCAAATCCAATGATTTTGGATTTGTACGAGATGGTAAAGTGTATTTGAACGCCTTCCTACACTTACCTGAAAGACAAATAGGCGAGGTGAAAGAGACCGAAGAGGCTGCCTTAGCGTATTTCGTAAACAGATTTAGCATCATCGAAAACAAAGTAAACGCTTTGATTGAGAATATTGAAACTGCTCAAAACAAGGGTTCTTACTTGATGAAGCTAATCCACTTGCGCCAACAAATGGAGAAATTTGATGCGTTGGGAGATTTCCCTACGCTCTTTGTTCGTTTGGACGAGGCGGAAACTACACTTCAGAATCTTATTGTTCAGAATCGCCAAAAGAATTTGGAGATTAAGCAGGCTTTGATTGCAGAAACAGAGGCACTCGGCAACGATGGCGACTGGAAGGGTGTTTCTGAAAAATTAAAAGAAATCAAATCGAAATGGCTCAAAACTGGCGCAGTAGCCAAAGAGCAAGAAGAAGAAATAGAACAACGCTTTACCGATGTACTAAACGCTTTCTTTGATAAACGTAAAGTTTATTTTGATGAAAGAGCAAGGCTTATCGAAGAGCGTGTTAAAAAATATGAAGAACTTATTGCGGGTATCGAGCCACACGCACGTATGGACGCGCATATCGGCAAAGCTGTAAGAGCTGTAAGAGCTTTGCAGGAAGAATGGAAAACGGTTGGGCCTGTGCCTAAAGAGCAATTTGAGCCACTTTGGGCAAAATTTGGCCGTTTCAAAAAAGATATTTTCCGTAACCTGAAAATTGCTAAACGCAAACGCGAAGAAGCAACAGGTATTTTGGGTGGAGGAAGCTATCGCTCTGATGGTAATAGCGGAGGCAGCAGACCACCGCGTCCGTATAACCCAGACGGAGGCCAACAACGAAGTAGCGGCGGTTATCAACAACGCTCTTCGGCACCGCGCCAACCTATACAGCCACCACGTCCAGTATTGCCAGCCGAATATCAAGCTATTTTTGACCAAAAAATGGAGCTTATCAACGAGGCAGAAGCTCTTTTGGGGATAGATTTGCGTACGGCTGTGGAGAAAGCAAAAGCGTTGCAGTTCAGATGGCGCAATACGGGTATTTTGCCTGCTCCGTTCAAAAATGAAACAAACGAACGTTTCTTGACAGCTACAGACCGCGTTCAGGAACTGAACAACGTACAAAAAGCAGCCTTTGAGCGTAGTCATTTCATTAAAAGCAAGCCGCTTAGAGAGCAGTTGTCTATCAAAATATCGGTAGTACAAGATTTGATTAAGAAAGATGAAGCTGAATATAACGCGAACATTCGTGTGTTTGAAGCTTTGTCTTTGGAAGAAAAAGCGTTGCCGCCAAACAAGGCTTTGTACGCGAAAATCAGCAACTTACGTCGCAAACTTCGTATCAAATACGAAATGTTGGCAGACATGGAAAAGCAATTGTCTAATAATCCATAA
- a CDS encoding RNA polymerase sigma factor: MKKVELRDDATLLNLYKNGNEEAFVQLVTRHKSRIYTTIYLIVKDRYIAEDLLQETFIKVVDVVKQNRYNEEGKFLPWVLRIAHNMAIDYFRKEKRYPSIVLEDGSNLWDGIGFDEDSAEDLHIKRDTKNHLRQLINRLPEAQREVLILRHFVGMSFQEIAEETGVSINTALGRMRYALINLRKYMQQNSIRYDQNIYSG; the protein is encoded by the coding sequence ATGAAAAAAGTTGAGCTTCGTGATGACGCAACGCTCCTGAACCTTTATAAAAATGGTAATGAGGAGGCTTTTGTCCAATTGGTAACTCGTCATAAATCAAGGATATACACAACTATCTACTTGATTGTGAAAGATAGATACATTGCAGAAGATTTGTTGCAGGAAACATTTATCAAAGTAGTAGATGTCGTAAAGCAGAATCGCTATAACGAGGAGGGGAAATTTTTGCCTTGGGTGCTACGCATTGCACACAATATGGCAATTGATTATTTCCGCAAAGAAAAACGTTACCCAAGCATCGTGCTTGAAGATGGTAGTAATCTTTGGGACGGTATTGGGTTCGATGAGGACTCTGCCGAAGATCTGCACATTAAGAGAGATACCAAAAATCATCTGAGACAACTGATCAATCGTTTGCCCGAAGCACAACGCGAAGTGCTTATACTACGTCATTTCGTAGGCATGAGCTTTCAAGAAATTGCTGAGGAGACAGGCGTTAGTATCAATACTGCCCTTGGCCGTATGCGATACGCGCTGATTAATCTGCGCAAGTATATGCAACAAAATAGTATTAGGTATGACCAAAACATTTACTCAGGATGA
- a CDS encoding exodeoxyribonuclease III, which translates to MKLVTYNVNGIRAAITKGFWDWLAAVSPDIICLQEIKATPEQFDTNVLAEMGYEAYFFPAEKKGYSGVAIFTKIPAKNVEYGCGMARYDAEGRVLRVDFEDFSVMSVYMPSGSSGEERQQFKFEWLNDFLPYAQQLAQQYPNLIISGDYNICHKAIDIHNPKSNANSSGFLPEERAWFDAFLEKGFVDTFRVFNQEPHHYTWWSYRAGARAKNLGWRIDYNIATVAMTDRLKRSVILPEAKHSDHCPVLLEFE; encoded by the coding sequence ATGAAATTGGTAACTTATAACGTAAATGGCATACGCGCCGCCATTACCAAAGGTTTTTGGGATTGGCTCGCCGCCGTCAGTCCTGATATTATTTGTTTGCAAGAAATAAAAGCAACGCCCGAACAGTTCGACACTAATGTTTTGGCGGAAATGGGCTATGAGGCTTATTTTTTCCCTGCCGAAAAGAAAGGTTACAGCGGCGTGGCTATTTTTACAAAAATTCCTGCCAAAAATGTAGAATATGGTTGTGGAATGGCGCGTTATGATGCTGAAGGCCGTGTATTACGCGTTGATTTTGAGGATTTTTCGGTAATGAGTGTGTATATGCCTTCGGGGTCGAGTGGGGAAGAGCGTCAGCAATTTAAGTTTGAATGGCTCAACGATTTTTTGCCTTATGCCCAGCAACTTGCCCAACAATATCCGAACTTGATTATTAGCGGCGATTATAATATTTGCCATAAAGCCATAGACATTCATAACCCCAAATCCAACGCTAATTCGTCGGGTTTTTTGCCAGAAGAACGCGCTTGGTTTGATGCTTTTTTGGAGAAAGGCTTTGTGGATACGTTTCGGGTTTTTAATCAAGAACCGCATCATTACACTTGGTGGAGCTACCGGGCAGGCGCACGCGCCAAAAATTTGGGTTGGCGAATTGATTATAACATTGCGACGGTAGCCATGACCGACCGCCTAAAACGCAGTGTTATTTTGCCAGAAGCCAAACATTCCGACCATTGTCCCGTACTATTAGAATTTGAATAA
- a CDS encoding NAD-dependent epimerase/dehydratase family protein, translated as MQKEKVLVIGACGQLGSELTLALRQVYSDAQVLATDVVPPSAELLVSGPFAQLDILDREAFFALVDKHQFTQIYHLAAILSANAERNPAFAWKLNIDGLMNVLDVAKSRDFVKKIYCPSSIAVFGPHTPTNDTPQFTVMDPNTIYGITKLVDERLSEYYFQKFNVDIRSLRYPGLISYKTPPGGGTTDYAVDIYYKAIQAGHYDCFLREDTSLPMMYMPDAIKATLDLMHADSDKVKIRSSYNLTAMSFTPTQVAESIRQHIPSFTISYAPDFRQQIADSWPNSIDDTAARQDWGWKPSYDLEAMTADMLKNLREKLRVDTIASVSVK; from the coding sequence ATGCAAAAGGAAAAAGTTTTAGTAATCGGAGCTTGCGGACAGTTAGGCTCTGAACTAACGCTTGCATTACGCCAAGTTTATAGCGATGCCCAAGTGTTAGCCACCGATGTAGTGCCACCCAGTGCCGAACTTCTCGTAAGTGGCCCATTTGCACAGTTAGATATTCTTGACCGCGAAGCATTTTTCGCACTCGTGGACAAACACCAATTCACCCAAATTTATCATTTGGCCGCGATTCTTTCGGCCAATGCCGAGCGCAATCCTGCCTTTGCTTGGAAGCTCAATATTGATGGGCTAATGAACGTGCTTGACGTAGCCAAAAGCCGTGATTTTGTAAAGAAAATTTATTGCCCAAGTTCAATCGCTGTGTTTGGCCCACACACACCAACCAACGACACACCGCAGTTTACGGTGATGGACCCCAACACGATTTACGGCATTACCAAACTCGTGGACGAGAGACTTTCTGAATATTATTTCCAAAAATTCAATGTGGACATCAGAAGCCTGCGTTATCCTGGCCTGATTAGCTACAAAACGCCTCCAGGCGGCGGCACTACCGACTACGCCGTAGATATTTATTACAAAGCCATTCAGGCTGGTCATTACGACTGTTTCTTGCGCGAAGACACGTCTTTGCCGATGATGTATATGCCCGACGCCATCAAAGCAACGTTGGATTTGATGCACGCCGACAGCGACAAAGTAAAAATCCGTTCGAGCTACAATCTTACGGCCATGAGCTTTACGCCTACGCAAGTGGCCGAGAGTATCCGTCAACATATTCCGTCGTTTACGATTAGCTACGCGCCTGATTTCCGCCAACAAATCGCTGATTCGTGGCCAAATAGCATCGACGACACGGCAGCACGCCAAGATTGGGGCTGGAAACCAAGCTACGATTTGGAAGCCATGACCGCCGATATGCTCAAAAATTTACGTGAAAAATTACGAGTAGATACTATCGCCTCTGTCTCGGTAAAATAA
- a CDS encoding YdcF family protein encodes MFFILSKILYYAIMPAVWLVGIGLWAVFTPRQTTRKKLCYWWLALLFIFTNEFLVNEMLLWWERPATPLTELRGNYDVAVVLTGMANPIAEPKDRVHLTQAADRIMHTVWLYRQGRVRHILISGGSGSLVAHEAEALRLRELLTQTCLVPDSVITLDTLSRNTRENALFSAKILQNKFPNQKYLLVTSAFHMRRSEGCFRKVGVNFTPFSADIRAIPRRFTPDAWLAPSENALGKWHTIIHEITGYLTYKIVGYC; translated from the coding sequence ATGTTTTTCATTTTATCCAAAATCTTGTATTACGCCATCATGCCAGCCGTTTGGTTGGTGGGCATTGGCCTTTGGGCGGTATTTACACCACGACAAACTACCCGTAAAAAACTATGTTACTGGTGGTTAGCTTTGTTGTTTATTTTTACAAATGAATTTTTGGTCAATGAAATGTTGCTTTGGTGGGAACGCCCAGCCACACCACTCACAGAACTACGCGGCAATTATGATGTGGCCGTAGTGCTTACGGGCATGGCTAACCCCATCGCCGAACCCAAAGACCGCGTACACCTCACGCAGGCCGCCGACCGCATCATGCACACGGTTTGGCTGTATCGTCAGGGGCGCGTGCGCCATATCCTGATTTCGGGCGGTTCGGGTAGCCTCGTAGCGCACGAAGCCGAAGCCCTGCGCTTACGCGAATTGCTCACGCAAACTTGCCTTGTGCCTGACAGCGTTATTACTTTAGACACGCTTTCCCGCAACACGCGCGAAAACGCGCTTTTTTCTGCTAAAATCCTACAAAACAAATTCCCCAATCAAAAATATTTGCTCGTAACGTCGGCATTTCACATGAGGCGTTCGGAAGGTTGTTTTCGGAAAGTTGGGGTCAATTTTACGCCATTTTCGGCAGATATTCGCGCCATTCCGCGCCGTTTTACACCTGATGCGTGGCTTGCGCCTTCGGAAAATGCCTTAGGCAAATGGCACACTATTATCCACGAAATAACGGGCTATCTCACTTACAAAATCGTGGGCTATTGCTAA
- the nth gene encoding endonuclease III yields MKRSERYEKLIAYFSVHQPQAETELHYENPYQLLVAVILSAQCTDKRVNLTTPAIFERFPTAQDLAASNYDELFPYIKSISYPNNKTKHLLGMAKMLVEDFGGQVPDTLEALQKLPGVGRKTANVIVSVVFGQAAMAVDTHVFRVSHRLGLVTQTADTPLEVEKQLVKHLPEQYVAVGHHWLILHGRYICLARKPKCEVCPLTSFCHFYEQQQKKTQA; encoded by the coding sequence ATGAAACGCTCGGAACGATACGAAAAACTTATTGCTTACTTTTCGGTGCATCAGCCGCAAGCCGAAACAGAACTTCATTACGAAAATCCGTATCAGTTGCTTGTCGCCGTGATTTTGAGTGCGCAATGCACCGACAAACGCGTAAATCTCACCACTCCCGCCATTTTTGAGCGATTCCCGACGGCGCAAGACCTTGCCGCCAGCAACTACGATGAACTTTTTCCTTACATCAAAAGCATTTCTTACCCCAACAACAAAACCAAACACCTGTTGGGCATGGCCAAAATGTTGGTAGAAGACTTTGGCGGCCAAGTGCCCGACACGCTCGAAGCGTTGCAAAAACTGCCTGGTGTTGGTCGCAAAACTGCCAATGTGATTGTTTCGGTGGTGTTCGGACAGGCAGCAATGGCCGTTGATACGCACGTTTTTAGGGTTTCGCATCGGCTCGGCCTCGTAACCCAAACTGCCGACACGCCATTGGAAGTAGAAAAACAATTGGTCAAGCATTTGCCCGAACAATATGTAGCCGTTGGGCATCATTGGCTCATTTTGCATGGCCGATACATTTGCTTGGCACGCAAACCCAAATGCGAGGTTTGTCCGCTGACTTCGTTTTGTCATTTCTACGAACAACAACAGAAAAAAACACAAGCCTAA
- the tsaD gene encoding tRNA (adenosine(37)-N6)-threonylcarbamoyltransferase complex transferase subunit TsaD has translation MPIILAIESSCDETSAAVIADGQLLSNITATQAVHTQYGGVVPELASRAHQQNVVPVVAEALRVAGISKQQLSAVAFTQGPGLLGALLVGSSFAKSLALGLNIPLLGVNHIQAHILSHFIEEPRPKFPFLCLTVSGGHTQIVQVNAPSDIKILGETQDDAVGEAFDKTAKLIGLPYPGGPLIDRYAKDGNPKAFAFPVVEMQHLDFSFSGIKTAFMYFLKDKSAEFIAENRNDICASVQYTLVEILMRKLRKAVRETGITEVAIAGGVSANSGLRNALTAEAEKRHWNIYVPRFEYCTDNAAMIAMTAHFLYQENKTVGQNASPMPRMTL, from the coding sequence ATGCCCATTATTTTAGCCATCGAATCGTCTTGCGACGAAACGTCCGCCGCTGTGATAGCCGACGGCCAACTTCTTTCCAACATCACGGCCACACAAGCCGTACACACCCAATACGGCGGCGTAGTACCTGAGCTTGCCTCACGAGCGCACCAACAAAATGTAGTGCCTGTGGTGGCCGAAGCCTTGCGCGTGGCGGGCATCAGCAAACAACAACTTTCGGCGGTGGCTTTTACACAAGGGCCGGGGCTGTTGGGTGCTTTATTGGTGGGGAGTTCGTTTGCCAAATCGTTGGCGTTGGGGCTGAATATTCCGCTGTTGGGTGTCAATCATATCCAAGCGCATATTTTGTCGCATTTTATCGAAGAGCCGCGCCCTAAGTTTCCATTTTTGTGCCTTACGGTTTCGGGCGGACATACGCAAATCGTGCAAGTAAACGCGCCTTCCGACATCAAAATTCTGGGCGAAACCCAAGACGATGCCGTCGGGGAAGCCTTCGACAAAACCGCCAAACTCATCGGCCTGCCTTACCCCGGTGGCCCGCTGATAGACCGCTATGCCAAAGACGGAAATCCGAAGGCCTTTGCTTTTCCTGTGGTAGAAATGCAGCACCTTGATTTTTCGTTTAGCGGCATCAAAACAGCGTTTATGTATTTTCTGAAAGATAAAAGTGCGGAATTTATCGCCGAAAATAGAAATGATATTTGCGCTTCGGTACAATATACGTTGGTGGAAATCTTGATGCGTAAGCTGCGCAAAGCCGTGCGCGAAACAGGTATTACGGAAGTGGCCATTGCGGGTGGCGTGTCGGCGAACAGCGGCCTGCGCAACGCCCTGACAGCCGAAGCCGAAAAACGACACTGGAATATTTATGTTCCACGTTTTGAGTATTGCACCGACAACGCCGCCATGATTGCCATGACTGCACATTTCTTGTATCAAGAAAATAAAACAGTTGGGCAAAATGCCAGCCCAATGCCTCGCATGACGCTATAA